GGAATCACGCGTGCCCATGATCGGCGTGGCCGCCTCGGGCAAGACCAGGGCCGTGCCCCTTGGCGGCGGCTCAGCCTTCACGGCTGCCGTGGAGCAGACCTGGAACGTTCTCGTGCTTACGGTGGAAGGCGTCATCAAGATGATCGAGCGCGTCATACCGGTGGAAACCATCGGCGGCCCCATTATGATTGCTCAGATGGTCAGCCAACAGGCCGAGCAAGGCCTGGTCAATGTGCTGGCCCTGGCCGCGCTCATCAGCATCAACTTGGGTTTCCTGAACCTTTTGCCCATCCCCGTGCTCGACGGCGGACATATCCTGTTCTTCGCTATCGAGACGATAACCGGCAAGCCCCTGAGCGAGCGTTGGCAGGCCATTACCATACGCATCGGCCTGGCTCTACTGCTGGGACTCATGTTCCTGGCCATCTACAACGATGTCACGCGCATCTTCAGAGATGCATCCTAATAAGCAGGGCCTCGACACCCGGCCTGTCCTGGTCCTCAATACCTGCGAGGAACGGCTGCAAATCGTGCTCGGCAGCAGCGAGCGGCTGTTGCTCCACCAGGAGTGGATCGTTCCGAGTAGAACCATGGGCGTTCTTGGACCTGCCGTGGAGCAAGCGCTCAAGCTCTTGGAGCTGGCTCCAACCGACCTGGCGGGCATGGCCTGCGTGCGCGGACCGGGCAGCTTCACGGGCATTCGCATCGCGCTCTCCACGGCCTTGGGATTTCAGGCTGGCTGCGGCGTTCCCTTGGCCGGCCTGGATTATCTGCCGCTGCTTGCCCGCTCGGCCGCTCCGTTGCGCCAGGGCACTCTGACCGTGCTGACATACGCCCGCAAAGGGCTGGTCTATGCCCAAACTTTTGCCCTGCCATCCTGCGAATCACTGTCGGATCTTGCCGTCTTGCGACCCGAGCAGGCGGCTGAGCTTATCGCAGCCCTGCACCCACCCAGCCTCTGCATGGGCAGCGCATTGCGGCGCATCCCACAGCTGCTGGAACTTCTTGATGCACAGGAATGCGAGATACTGCCGTCCGTTCTGGACCACCCCTCAGCCGAGGCTCTTCTGTCCACAGCCCTGGAAGCGCCCTACACGGTCGAGCCCGTCGTGCCATTGTATGTGCGAGCTTCTGATGCGGAAGACAACCTGCCCACATTTGCCCGCCAACGCGGCCTGACGCCTGAAGAGGCGCGCAGGCTTCTGGAAGAGCTGACTGAAACGCCGCGCAGCTCGCCCTGATTCAGGATTACGTTTGTAAAAGTGTTTTGCACGCCCTAAACAATTTCCGCGAGCCTCCGATAAGAGTTTCAACATGTGCTGCATGGATGCAGTCATGGCATGGAAGCCCTAATTCAAGGAGGAATTTGCAATGTCTTTGACGATCAACCACAACTTGATGGCGACGAACGCGGCCCGCAACCTGAGCACTTCGTACTCCAACCTGTCCGTATCAACCCGCCGCTTGTCCTCGGGACTGCGCGTGGGC
This region of Desulfocurvibacter africanus subsp. africanus DSM 2603 genomic DNA includes:
- the tsaB gene encoding tRNA (adenosine(37)-N6)-threonylcarbamoyltransferase complex dimerization subunit type 1 TsaB, with product MHPNKQGLDTRPVLVLNTCEERLQIVLGSSERLLLHQEWIVPSRTMGVLGPAVEQALKLLELAPTDLAGMACVRGPGSFTGIRIALSTALGFQAGCGVPLAGLDYLPLLARSAAPLRQGTLTVLTYARKGLVYAQTFALPSCESLSDLAVLRPEQAAELIAALHPPSLCMGSALRRIPQLLELLDAQECEILPSVLDHPSAEALLSTALEAPYTVEPVVPLYVRASDAEDNLPTFARQRGLTPEEARRLLEELTETPRSSP